From Microlunatus capsulatus, a single genomic window includes:
- the lpdA gene encoding dihydrolipoyl dehydrogenase codes for MNSYDLVVLGAGSGGYACALRAAQLGLSVALVEKDKVGGTCLHRGCIPTKALLHAAEVADAARDGSRFGIHATLDKVDLAGVQSYSDGVVSKLYKGLTGLVRARGITVVSGAGRLVRDADGVGVQVGEDLYRAPAVVLATGSAPRHLPGVEVDGEVVLTSDEALRLGTLPGRAVVLGGGVIGSEFASAWRSFGVEVTVVEALPRLLAAEEPASSAALEKAFRKRGIEVLTGVALQSARREGAGVAVTLADGRTLEADVLLVAVGRVAVSDGLGYAEAGVALDRGLVAVDERLRTSVPGVHAVGDLVPGLQLAHRGFAHGIFVAEEVAHAAGRLDAAPVPPLDRDIPRVTYSDPEVASVGLTEAQARELHGEVETLTYDLTGNGRSQILGTSGFVKLVRRADGPVVGVHLVGSRVGELVGEAQLITGWDAYPSEVASLQHAHPTQHEALGEAHLALAGKPLHVHG; via the coding sequence ATGAACTCGTACGACCTCGTCGTCCTCGGCGCCGGCAGCGGGGGCTACGCCTGCGCGCTGCGCGCCGCCCAGCTCGGGCTCTCGGTGGCCCTGGTGGAGAAGGACAAGGTGGGCGGCACCTGCCTGCACCGCGGCTGCATCCCGACGAAGGCGCTGCTGCACGCCGCCGAGGTCGCCGACGCCGCCCGCGACGGCAGCCGCTTCGGCATCCACGCCACCCTCGACAAGGTGGACCTGGCCGGGGTGCAGAGCTACTCCGACGGCGTCGTCAGCAAGCTCTACAAGGGCCTGACCGGCCTGGTCCGGGCCCGCGGCATCACCGTCGTCAGCGGGGCGGGCCGGCTGGTCCGCGACGCCGACGGGGTGGGCGTGCAGGTGGGCGAGGACCTCTACCGGGCGCCCGCGGTCGTGCTGGCGACGGGCTCGGCCCCGCGGCACCTGCCCGGCGTCGAGGTCGACGGCGAGGTGGTGCTGACCAGCGACGAGGCGCTCCGGCTGGGCACCCTGCCCGGCCGCGCCGTCGTCCTCGGCGGCGGGGTGATCGGCTCGGAGTTCGCCTCGGCCTGGCGGTCCTTCGGCGTGGAGGTGACGGTCGTGGAGGCGCTGCCCCGGCTGCTGGCCGCGGAGGAGCCCGCGTCGTCGGCGGCCCTGGAGAAGGCGTTCCGCAAGCGGGGCATCGAGGTGCTCACCGGTGTCGCCCTGCAGTCCGCCCGCCGCGAGGGCGCCGGCGTCGCCGTGACCCTGGCCGACGGCCGCACCCTGGAGGCGGACGTGCTGCTGGTCGCCGTCGGCCGGGTGGCCGTCAGCGACGGGCTGGGCTACGCCGAGGCCGGGGTCGCGCTGGACCGCGGGCTGGTGGCCGTCGACGAGCGGCTGCGGACGAGCGTGCCCGGCGTGCACGCCGTCGGCGACCTGGTGCCCGGCCTGCAGCTGGCCCACCGCGGGTTCGCGCACGGCATCTTCGTCGCCGAGGAGGTGGCGCACGCGGCCGGCCGGCTGGACGCCGCCCCGGTCCCGCCGCTGGACCGCGACATCCCGCGCGTCACCTACTCCGACCCCGAGGTGGCCTCGGTCGGCCTCACCGAGGCGCAGGCCCGGGAGCTGCACGGGGAGGTGGAGACGCTCACCTACGACCTGACCGGCAACGGCCGCTCGCAGATCCTCGGCACCTCCGGCTTCGTCAAGCTCGTCCGCCGGGCCGACGGCCCCGTCGTCGGCGTGCACCTGGTCGGCTCCCGCGTCGGCGAGCTGGTCGGGGAGGCCCAGCTGATCACCGGCTGGGACGCCTACCCGAGCGAGGTGGCGAGCCTGCAGCACGCCCACCCCACCCAGCACGAGGCGCTCGGCGAGGCCCACCTGGCCCTGGCCGGGAAACCGCTGCACGTGCACGGCTAG
- a CDS encoding leucyl aminopeptidase: MSTPVLPSLTVAPDLPTTVDVLVVGLSEEGLQGLPPDVEAAYQRRLGTGVAALATSVGAKASAGTTRTLPAVDGGPRLVVTGLGEGRPDAEDLRRAAGASTAYLGALAAEGGPLTAALGFGTTTVEELQAVAEGALLGVYRYAPVSGKPAPAPAVAAVTVLHAGTTTTVDGADVTQVAPVVAAAVLTAREWVNIPPNLLYPETLAEEVKALVKDSKISYEVLDGPALVKGGYGGLLAVGGGSSRPPRLVRLSYKPKGATRHLALVGKGITFDSGGLSLKPGDSMYTMKCDMAGAAAVLAATHAIAKLGLPVQVTAYGALAENLPSDTAYRPSDVLTIYGGTTVENGNSDAEGRLVMADALARSNEDHPDLVVDVATLTGACMVALGDRTAGLMATDDETADLVLDAAEAAGEDFWQLPIPRETRAKLDSKVADLKSTGGDRFGGALVAAAFLREFVDDGTPWAHLDIAGPAFLEGKPYGYVSAGGTGVGVRTLVALARAMSR, from the coding sequence GTGAGCACTCCAGTCCTCCCCTCCCTGACCGTCGCCCCGGACCTGCCGACGACGGTCGACGTGCTCGTGGTCGGCCTGTCCGAGGAGGGCCTGCAGGGCCTGCCGCCCGACGTCGAGGCGGCCTACCAGCGCCGGCTCGGGACCGGCGTCGCCGCGCTGGCCACCTCCGTCGGCGCGAAGGCGTCGGCCGGCACCACCCGCACCCTGCCGGCCGTCGACGGCGGTCCCCGCCTGGTGGTCACGGGCCTGGGCGAGGGCCGGCCCGACGCCGAGGACCTGCGCCGCGCCGCCGGCGCCAGCACCGCCTACCTCGGCGCGCTGGCCGCGGAAGGCGGACCGCTGACCGCGGCGCTCGGCTTCGGCACCACCACGGTGGAGGAGCTGCAGGCCGTCGCCGAGGGCGCGCTGCTGGGCGTCTACCGCTACGCGCCGGTGAGCGGCAAGCCCGCCCCGGCCCCGGCCGTCGCGGCGGTGACCGTGCTGCACGCCGGCACCACGACCACGGTCGACGGCGCCGACGTCACCCAGGTGGCGCCCGTCGTCGCGGCCGCGGTGCTGACCGCCCGGGAGTGGGTCAACATCCCCCCGAACCTGCTCTACCCCGAGACCCTGGCCGAGGAGGTCAAGGCGCTCGTCAAGGACAGCAAGATCAGCTACGAGGTGCTGGACGGCCCGGCGCTGGTCAAGGGCGGCTACGGCGGCCTGCTGGCCGTCGGCGGCGGCTCCTCGCGGCCGCCCCGCCTGGTCCGGCTGAGCTACAAGCCGAAGGGCGCGACCCGCCACCTCGCCCTCGTCGGCAAGGGCATCACGTTCGACTCGGGCGGCCTGAGCCTCAAGCCCGGCGACAGCATGTACACGATGAAGTGCGACATGGCCGGGGCCGCGGCGGTGCTGGCGGCCACCCACGCCATCGCGAAGCTGGGCCTGCCGGTCCAGGTCACCGCGTACGGCGCGCTGGCCGAGAACCTCCCCTCGGACACGGCCTACCGGCCCTCCGACGTGCTGACGATCTACGGCGGCACCACGGTGGAGAACGGCAACTCCGACGCCGAGGGCCGGCTGGTGATGGCCGACGCGCTCGCCCGCTCCAACGAGGACCACCCGGACCTCGTCGTCGACGTCGCCACCCTGACCGGTGCCTGCATGGTCGCCCTGGGCGACCGGACCGCCGGCCTGATGGCCACCGACGACGAGACCGCCGACCTGGTCCTGGACGCCGCCGAGGCGGCCGGCGAGGACTTCTGGCAGCTCCCGATCCCCCGCGAGACCCGCGCCAAGCTGGACTCCAAGGTGGCCGACCTCAAGTCGACGGGCGGCGACCGCTTCGGCGGCGCCCTGGTCGCTGCGGCCTTCCTCCGCGAGTTCGTCGACGACGGCACCCCCTGGGCCCACCTGGACATCGCGGGCCCGGCCTTCCTGGAGGGCAAGCCCTACGGCTACGTCTCGGCCGGCGGCACCGGCGTCGGCGTCCGCACCCTGGTCGCCCTCGCCCGCGCGATGAGCCGCTAG
- the gcvT gene encoding glycine cleavage system aminomethyltransferase GcvT: MPTEGASPGDAGTGLRRSPLHDRHVGAGAKFAAFGGWSMPLEYGGAGVLAEHTAVRTAVGLFDVSHLGKARVSGPGAAAFVNRCLTADLDRIGPGQAQYTLICNDDGGVVDDLIAYLVGPDEVFLIPNAANGAQVVAMLRAAAPEGVTVVDEHDDHAVLAVQGPQADEVLAGAGLPVGHAYMSFVVVEHAGAPLIVCRTGYTGERGYELVTPSAAAPAVWDAVVAAGEPYGLQPAGLGARDTLRTEMGYPLHGQDLSPVITPVQARLGWAVGWKKPEFFGAAALRAEKEAGPSRVLRGIRAVGRGIPRPGMVVRDAEGAAVGLVTSGTFSPTLKSGIGLALLDPRLAEDDAVTVDVRQRREGFLVTRPPFVTTGVREP, encoded by the coding sequence GTGCCGACTGAGGGGGCGTCGCCGGGCGACGCCGGGACCGGGCTCCGCCGCTCGCCGCTGCACGACCGCCACGTGGGGGCCGGCGCCAAGTTCGCCGCCTTCGGGGGCTGGTCGATGCCGCTGGAGTACGGCGGGGCCGGCGTGCTGGCCGAGCACACCGCCGTCCGCACCGCCGTCGGGCTCTTCGACGTCAGCCACCTGGGCAAGGCGCGGGTCTCCGGCCCCGGCGCTGCCGCCTTCGTCAACCGCTGCCTGACCGCCGACCTCGACCGGATCGGGCCCGGGCAGGCGCAGTACACCCTCATCTGCAACGACGACGGCGGCGTGGTCGACGACCTCATCGCCTACCTCGTCGGGCCCGACGAGGTGTTCCTCATCCCCAACGCCGCCAACGGCGCCCAGGTGGTGGCCATGCTCCGCGCCGCCGCGCCCGAGGGCGTCACCGTGGTCGACGAGCACGACGACCACGCCGTGCTGGCGGTCCAGGGCCCGCAGGCCGACGAGGTGCTGGCCGGCGCCGGCCTGCCCGTCGGGCACGCCTACATGTCCTTCGTCGTCGTCGAGCACGCGGGCGCGCCGCTCATCGTCTGCCGGACCGGCTACACCGGGGAGCGCGGCTACGAGCTGGTCACCCCGTCGGCTGCCGCCCCGGCCGTCTGGGACGCCGTCGTCGCGGCGGGTGAGCCCTACGGCCTGCAGCCCGCCGGGCTGGGCGCCCGGGACACCCTGCGCACCGAGATGGGCTACCCGCTGCACGGCCAGGACCTCTCGCCCGTGATCACGCCCGTGCAGGCGCGGCTGGGCTGGGCCGTCGGCTGGAAGAAGCCGGAGTTCTTCGGCGCCGCCGCGCTGCGGGCGGAGAAGGAGGCCGGGCCCAGCCGCGTGCTGCGCGGGATCCGGGCCGTCGGCCGCGGCATCCCGCGGCCGGGCATGGTCGTCCGCGATGCCGAGGGAGCCGCCGTCGGCCTCGTCACCTCCGGCACGTTCTCCCCGACGCTGAAGTCCGGCATCGGGCTGGCCCTGCTGGACCCCCGGCTGGCCGAGGACGACGCCGTCACCGTCGACGTCCGGCAGCGCCGCGAGGGCTTCCTCGTCACCCGCCCGCCGTTCGTGACCACCGGCGTCCGCGAGCCGTGA
- a CDS encoding NUDIX hydrolase, translated as MPTPAYILELRRSLGHGLLLLPGVCGVVVRDDLEPGRRHLLLVRRSDDGTWSLPAGIVEPGEQPATTVERELLEETRVVAVAERLAWVVADPPLEYPNGDRCQYLTSVFRCRYVSGEAGVGDEESTEVRWADLDALPPMDARQHQRIAAALEETARTRFER; from the coding sequence GTGCCGACCCCCGCCTACATCCTGGAGCTCCGCCGCAGCCTCGGGCACGGCCTGCTCCTGCTGCCGGGCGTCTGCGGCGTCGTCGTCCGCGACGACCTCGAGCCCGGCCGCCGCCACCTCCTGCTGGTCCGCCGCTCCGACGACGGCACCTGGAGCCTGCCGGCCGGCATCGTCGAGCCCGGTGAGCAGCCGGCCACCACCGTCGAGCGGGAGCTGCTCGAGGAGACGCGCGTCGTCGCGGTCGCGGAGCGGCTGGCGTGGGTCGTCGCCGACCCGCCGCTGGAGTACCCGAACGGCGACCGCTGCCAGTACCTGACGTCGGTCTTCCGCTGCCGCTACGTCTCCGGCGAGGCCGGGGTGGGCGACGAGGAGTCGACGGAGGTCCGCTGGGCCGACCTCGACGCGCTGCCGCCGATGGACGCCCGGCAGCACCAGCGGATCGCGGCCGCGCTGGAGGAGACCGCGCGGACGCGGTTCGAGCGCTAG
- a CDS encoding aldo/keto reductase family protein yields MEFRYLGNSGLKVSEISYGNWVTHGSQVEADQATACVRAALEAGITTFDTADVYANGKAETILGDALAGERRESLEIFTKVFFPTGPKGPNDTGLSRKHISESINASLKRLRTDYVDLYQAHRYDHETPLEETMQAFADVVRAGKALYIGVSEWTPEQLRAGHALAQDLGVQLVSNQPKYNALYRIIEAEVVPTSRELGISQVVFSPIDQGILTGKYKPGQPAPEGSRATDTAGGGANFIKGSLKDEVLTRVQQLAPLAEAEGLTMAQLAVAWVLQNDNIASAITGGSRPEQVHDNAAAAGKKLSAETLKGIDEALGDVVDSDGSKVGEASPTSRLT; encoded by the coding sequence ATGGAGTTCAGGTATCTCGGCAACAGCGGACTCAAGGTCTCCGAGATCAGCTACGGCAACTGGGTGACGCACGGCTCGCAGGTGGAGGCCGACCAGGCCACGGCCTGCGTCCGCGCCGCCCTGGAGGCCGGCATCACGACGTTCGACACCGCTGACGTCTACGCCAACGGCAAGGCCGAGACGATCCTCGGCGACGCCCTGGCCGGCGAGCGGCGGGAGAGCCTGGAGATCTTCACGAAGGTCTTCTTCCCCACCGGCCCGAAGGGGCCCAACGACACGGGCCTGTCGCGCAAGCACATCTCCGAGTCGATCAACGCCTCGCTCAAGCGGCTGCGCACCGACTACGTCGACCTCTACCAGGCGCACCGCTACGACCACGAGACGCCGCTGGAGGAGACCATGCAGGCCTTCGCCGACGTCGTCCGCGCGGGCAAGGCCCTCTACATCGGCGTCAGCGAGTGGACGCCGGAGCAGCTGCGCGCCGGTCACGCGCTCGCGCAGGACCTCGGGGTGCAGCTGGTCTCGAACCAGCCGAAGTACAACGCCCTCTACCGGATCATCGAGGCCGAGGTCGTGCCGACCTCGCGCGAGCTGGGCATCAGCCAGGTCGTCTTCTCCCCGATCGACCAGGGGATCCTCACCGGCAAGTACAAGCCGGGCCAGCCGGCGCCGGAGGGCTCCCGGGCGACCGACACCGCGGGTGGCGGCGCCAACTTCATCAAGGGCTCGCTCAAGGACGAGGTCCTCACCCGCGTCCAGCAGCTGGCCCCGCTGGCGGAGGCGGAGGGCCTGACCATGGCCCAGCTCGCCGTCGCCTGGGTGCTCCAGAACGACAACATCGCCTCGGCGATCACGGGCGGCTCGCGTCCGGAGCAGGTGCACGACAACGCCGCGGCCGCCGGCAAGAAGCTCTCGGCCGAGACGCTGAAGGGCATCGACGAGGCCCTGGGCGACGTCGTCGACTCCGACGGCTCCAAGGTCGGCGAGGCCTCGCCGACGTCGCGGCTGACCTGA
- a CDS encoding DUF3043 domain-containing protein translates to MALFRRSSEGTEPTPTAPAPAPAPTPGAKKDRPTPTRREAEAARRERVNRTLSPKEARRAASQQNRAARMRTLSAREAAPEKALMRDYVDTRFSLGEFLLPSLVVILALSFLTAVYPTVSAITTILMYVFILAVLADCYFLWRGFKRVLADRLPGAPTRGLMMYGVNRSIQIRRFRMPAPRLKRGDTY, encoded by the coding sequence GTGGCACTCTTCCGACGGAGCAGCGAGGGCACCGAGCCGACCCCGACCGCCCCGGCCCCGGCGCCCGCGCCGACGCCGGGCGCGAAGAAGGACCGGCCCACCCCCACCCGCCGGGAGGCGGAGGCCGCGCGGCGCGAGCGGGTCAACCGCACGCTGAGCCCTAAGGAGGCCCGGCGGGCGGCGTCGCAGCAGAACCGCGCGGCGCGGATGCGCACCCTCAGCGCCCGGGAGGCGGCTCCGGAGAAGGCGCTGATGCGCGACTACGTCGACACCCGGTTCAGCCTCGGGGAGTTCCTGCTGCCCAGCCTGGTGGTCATCCTCGCGCTGAGCTTCCTGACCGCGGTCTACCCCACCGTCAGCGCCATCACCACGATCCTCATGTACGTCTTCATCCTGGCGGTCCTGGCCGACTGCTACTTCCTGTGGCGCGGCTTCAAGCGGGTGCTGGCCGACCGGCTGCCGGGCGCCCCGACCCGCGGCCTGATGATGTACGGCGTCAACCGCTCCATCCAGATCCGCCGGTTCCGGATGCCCGCCCCGCGGCTCAAGCGCGGCGACACCTACTGA
- a CDS encoding PspA/IM30 family protein: MSGIFSRISMIFRAKTDQALDKMEDPRQTLDYSYQRQLELLQKVRRGVADVATSRKRVELQATQLSTQADKLTQQAQKALEVGREDLAREALTRRSGIQQQMSDLQAQHAQLQGEEEKLTRASQRLQAKVDAFRTKKETIKASYSAAEAQTRINEAFSGISEEMGDVGLAIQRAEDKTQQMQARAGAIDELLASGALDDPTGTAKDDITLELEQLASTSDVEDELARMRASLPSGSGGAQPAIGGQPAGQAQPVPPVQTGYTAPQTQPEAQPNAGDLR; encoded by the coding sequence ATGAGCGGCATCTTTTCGCGCATCTCCATGATCTTCCGAGCCAAGACCGACCAGGCCCTGGACAAGATGGAGGACCCCCGCCAGACGCTGGACTACTCCTACCAGCGCCAGCTGGAGCTCCTGCAGAAGGTCCGCCGCGGGGTGGCCGACGTGGCCACCAGCCGCAAGCGGGTCGAGCTGCAGGCCACCCAGCTCAGCACGCAGGCCGACAAGCTCACCCAGCAGGCGCAGAAGGCGCTCGAGGTCGGCCGTGAGGACCTCGCCCGGGAAGCGCTCACCCGCCGCTCGGGCATCCAGCAGCAGATGAGCGACCTCCAGGCCCAGCACGCGCAGCTGCAGGGCGAGGAGGAGAAGCTCACCCGGGCCAGCCAGCGGCTGCAGGCCAAGGTCGACGCCTTCCGCACCAAGAAGGAGACCATCAAGGCCTCCTACTCCGCCGCCGAGGCGCAGACGCGCATCAACGAGGCGTTCTCCGGCATCAGCGAGGAGATGGGCGACGTCGGGCTGGCCATCCAGCGGGCCGAGGACAAGACCCAGCAGATGCAGGCGCGGGCCGGGGCGATCGACGAGCTCCTCGCCAGCGGCGCGCTCGACGACCCGACCGGCACCGCCAAGGACGACATCACCCTCGAGCTCGAGCAGCTGGCCTCCACCAGCGACGTCGAGGACGAGCTGGCGCGGATGCGCGCGTCGCTGCCGTCCGGCTCCGGGGGCGCCCAGCCGGCGATCGGCGGCCAGCCCGCCGGCCAGGCCCAGCCGGTCCCGCCGGTGCAGACCGGCTACACCGCGCCGCAGACCCAGCCGGAGGCCCAGCCGAACGCGGGCGACCTCCGATGA
- the pspAA gene encoding PspA-associated protein PspAA: MIVRILGEGQWRIEDAVVADLNRLDDEVEQAVGTGDQAELDRALHALLEEVRTQGTTVPDDELSDSDLILPAAGSTLEDVRALLDASDEGLIPG, encoded by the coding sequence ATGATCGTCCGGATCCTCGGCGAGGGCCAGTGGCGGATCGAGGACGCCGTCGTCGCGGACCTCAACCGCCTCGACGACGAGGTCGAGCAGGCCGTCGGCACCGGCGACCAGGCCGAGCTGGACCGGGCGCTGCACGCGCTGCTCGAGGAGGTCCGCACCCAGGGGACGACGGTGCCGGACGACGAGCTGTCCGACTCCGACCTCATCCTCCCGGCTGCGGGCTCCACCCTGGAGGACGTCCGCGCGCTGCTGGACGCCTCCGACGAGGGCCTGATCCCGGGCTGA
- the nadA gene encoding quinolinate synthase NadA, protein MTTTPQAGPRTPTPLSLHVLGREADPRSERGVECPGELPPASDPALVERARRAKAALGERLFVLGHHYQRDEVIQFADVTGDSFKLAREAAARPDAEFIVFCGVHFMAESADILTADSQRVVLPDLAAGCSMADMARLAQVEDAWDVLADAGVADVTVPVTYMNSSADIKAFCGRHDGVVCTSSNAKSVLEWAFRRGEKVLFLPDQHLGRNTAVLDLGLGLDDCVVFDPHRPGGGLTPEQLRAATVILWKGHCSVHGRFTLDAVHDVRRRVPGVQVLVHPECQHEVVLAADLVGSTEFIIKTVEQAPAGSSWAIGTELNLVQRLARAHPEQSITFLEQHVCYCATMNRIDLPHLVWTLENLAAGQVVNQITVDRETERFALAALQRMLELPGETAKD, encoded by the coding sequence GTGACCACCACCCCGCAGGCGGGTCCTCGCACGCCGACGCCGCTGTCGCTCCACGTCCTCGGCCGCGAGGCCGACCCGCGCTCCGAGCGGGGGGTCGAGTGCCCCGGCGAGCTGCCGCCGGCGTCGGACCCGGCGCTGGTGGAGCGCGCCCGCCGCGCGAAGGCTGCCCTCGGCGAGCGGCTGTTCGTGCTGGGCCACCACTACCAGCGCGACGAGGTCATCCAGTTCGCCGACGTGACGGGTGACTCCTTCAAGCTGGCGCGGGAGGCCGCGGCCCGGCCCGACGCCGAGTTCATCGTCTTCTGCGGCGTCCACTTCATGGCCGAGTCCGCCGACATCCTCACCGCGGACAGCCAGCGCGTGGTCCTGCCCGACCTGGCCGCCGGCTGCTCGATGGCCGACATGGCCCGGCTGGCGCAGGTGGAGGACGCCTGGGACGTGCTGGCCGACGCCGGGGTCGCCGACGTCACCGTGCCGGTCACCTACATGAACTCCTCCGCCGACATCAAGGCCTTCTGCGGCCGCCACGACGGCGTCGTCTGCACCTCCTCCAACGCGAAGTCAGTGCTGGAGTGGGCGTTCCGCCGCGGGGAGAAGGTGCTGTTCCTGCCCGACCAGCACCTCGGCCGCAACACCGCCGTGCTCGACCTCGGCCTGGGGCTGGACGACTGCGTCGTCTTCGACCCGCACCGCCCCGGCGGCGGCCTCACCCCCGAGCAGCTGCGGGCCGCGACGGTGATCCTGTGGAAGGGCCACTGCTCGGTGCACGGGCGGTTCACCCTCGACGCCGTGCACGACGTCCGCCGCCGGGTGCCCGGGGTGCAGGTCCTCGTCCACCCCGAGTGCCAGCACGAGGTGGTCCTCGCCGCCGACCTCGTCGGCTCGACCGAGTTCATCATCAAGACCGTCGAGCAGGCCCCGGCCGGCTCCTCGTGGGCCATCGGGACTGAGCTCAACCTGGTGCAGCGGCTGGCCCGGGCGCACCCGGAGCAGAGCATCACGTTCCTGGAGCAGCACGTCTGCTACTGCGCCACCATGAACCGGATCGACCTGCCGCACCTGGTCTGGACGCTGGAGAACCTGGCCGCCGGCCAGGTCGTCAACCAGATCACCGTCGACCGCGAGACGGAGCGGTTCGCGCTCGCCGCGCTGCAGCGGATGCTGGAGCTGCCGGGCGAGACGGCGAAAGACTGA
- a CDS encoding glycerate kinase has translation MRVVVAADVIGALSSRQAGEALASGWPRAQVVVAPVGAAGAGFVAAAADLWGVPVVTTAADGVVLTRADGPVESALRVEQAAPAAPGLPLTASSRPLGAALALLLDERAPRRVHLDLTGLAVHDGGAGLLAALGATADVPLDAGVVGLTGLGRLDLAPVRERLRGTVVVGVVPAEARELPLLGLRGITSRGRDAGLDPAVLLRTDADLERLAALAGPDTTLGAVPGAGAGGGLGLAVLALGGSLATGPALGLGAATGPGRAVPDLVVTGCSVFDFAARGGGVVAAAAQAAADALAPCVVVAGEVLIGAREMRTMGIEAAYAVRRTTGDAPSGGDVGADELAATARRVGRSWSW, from the coding sequence GTGCGCGTCGTCGTCGCCGCCGACGTCATCGGCGCCCTCTCCAGCCGTCAGGCCGGGGAGGCGCTCGCGTCCGGCTGGCCGCGCGCCCAGGTGGTCGTCGCCCCGGTCGGCGCCGCCGGTGCCGGCTTCGTCGCGGCGGCCGCGGACCTGTGGGGCGTCCCCGTCGTCACCACCGCCGCCGACGGGGTGGTGCTGACCCGGGCCGACGGCCCCGTGGAGTCCGCGCTGCGGGTCGAGCAGGCGGCCCCCGCCGCCCCCGGGCTGCCGCTGACGGCGTCCTCCCGCCCGCTGGGCGCGGCACTCGCGCTGCTGCTCGACGAGCGCGCGCCGCGCCGGGTGCACCTCGACCTCACCGGTCTGGCCGTGCACGACGGCGGCGCCGGTCTGCTGGCCGCGCTGGGGGCCACGGCCGACGTGCCCCTGGACGCCGGGGTCGTCGGGCTCACCGGCCTCGGCCGCCTCGACCTCGCCCCGGTGCGGGAGCGGCTGCGGGGCACCGTCGTCGTGGGGGTGGTGCCGGCGGAGGCCCGGGAGCTGCCGCTGCTGGGGCTGCGGGGCATCACCTCCCGGGGCCGCGACGCCGGGCTGGACCCCGCGGTGCTGCTGCGCACCGACGCCGACCTCGAGCGGCTCGCCGCCCTCGCCGGCCCCGACACCACCCTGGGCGCGGTGCCGGGTGCCGGGGCCGGCGGCGGCCTCGGGCTCGCGGTGCTGGCCCTGGGCGGGTCGCTCGCCACCGGGCCGGCGCTGGGCCTCGGCGCGGCCACCGGACCGGGCCGGGCCGTCCCCGACCTGGTGGTCACCGGCTGCTCCGTCTTCGATTTCGCCGCGCGCGGCGGGGGCGTGGTGGCGGCCGCCGCGCAGGCGGCCGCCGACGCGCTGGCCCCGTGCGTCGTGGTGGCGGGGGAGGTGCTGATCGGCGCCCGGGAGATGCGCACGATGGGGATCGAGGCCGCCTACGCGGTGCGCCGGACCACCGGGGACGCGCCGTCCGGGGGCGACGTCGGCGCCGACGAGCTGGCCGCCACGGCGCGCCGCGTCGGGCGCTCCTGGAGCTGGTGA
- a CDS encoding iron-sulfur cluster assembly accessory protein, producing MPTVADGVLLTDVAAHKVKALLDGEGRDDLALRVAVQPGGCSGLRYQLFFDERNLEGDVVKDFSGVNVVTDRMSAPYLMGATIDFVDTIEKQGFTIDNPNATGSCACGDSFH from the coding sequence ATGCCCACCGTGGCCGACGGGGTCCTGCTGACCGACGTGGCGGCGCACAAGGTGAAGGCGTTGCTCGACGGGGAGGGCCGCGACGACCTCGCGCTCCGCGTCGCCGTGCAGCCCGGCGGCTGCTCCGGCCTGCGCTACCAGCTGTTCTTCGACGAGCGGAACCTCGAGGGTGACGTCGTCAAGGACTTCAGCGGCGTCAATGTGGTGACCGACCGGATGAGCGCACCGTACCTGATGGGCGCGACCATCGACTTCGTCGACACCATCGAGAAGCAGGGCTTCACCATCGACAACCCGAACGCGACGGGTTCCTGCGCCTGCGGCGACAGCTTCCACTGA
- a CDS encoding glycosyltransferase family 2 protein, producing the protein MSSPPFVSVLVAAVGDDVDLPAVLPPLPAEVEVVLVVDGRAPAGLLAEARALRPGLVTVTQTRRGPGNALACGLRAARGDVVVLLAADGSSDPATIPRLVGALTAGADLARASRFLTGGGSEDLALVREIGDDLLNLVANLAFRTRASDFSSGYVAFWRDLAPVLDLPDVAVPAPFDGHLLPGDGPEVTALVASRFAASGARVVEVPTVERRRRHGGRRLTARARALRVVGAERRRVLRRRRGDRTLHRALVARPPRLVQDLINAT; encoded by the coding sequence GTGAGCAGCCCACCCTTCGTCTCCGTCCTCGTGGCCGCCGTCGGCGACGACGTCGACCTGCCGGCCGTCCTGCCGCCGCTGCCCGCGGAGGTGGAGGTCGTGCTCGTGGTGGACGGCCGGGCGCCGGCGGGCCTCCTCGCCGAGGCGCGTGCGCTGCGGCCCGGCCTGGTGACGGTCACCCAGACGCGCCGGGGACCGGGCAACGCCCTCGCCTGCGGTCTCCGGGCCGCCCGGGGCGACGTGGTCGTCCTGCTCGCCGCCGACGGCTCCTCCGACCCGGCGACGATCCCGCGGCTGGTCGGGGCCCTGACGGCCGGGGCCGACCTGGCCCGGGCCTCGCGCTTCCTCACCGGCGGAGGCTCGGAGGACCTGGCGCTGGTGCGGGAGATCGGCGACGACCTGCTGAACCTCGTGGCGAACCTGGCCTTCCGCACCCGTGCGAGCGACTTCAGCTCCGGCTACGTCGCCTTCTGGCGCGACCTGGCCCCCGTGCTGGACCTGCCCGACGTGGCCGTGCCGGCCCCGTTCGACGGGCACCTGCTGCCGGGCGACGGCCCGGAGGTCACCGCGCTGGTGGCCAGCCGGTTCGCGGCCTCCGGCGCCCGCGTCGTGGAGGTGCCGACCGTCGAGCGGCGACGCCGCCACGGGGGCCGCCGGCTGACCGCCCGGGCCCGGGCTCTGCGGGTGGTGGGCGCCGAGCGCCGCCGGGTGCTCCGGCGCCGGCGCGGGGACCGGACGCTGCACCGCGCCCTGGTGGCCCGGCCGCCGCGGCTGGTGCAGGACCTCATCAACGCGACCTGA